A part of Streptomyces sp. NBC_01451 genomic DNA contains:
- a CDS encoding class I SAM-dependent methyltransferase, translating into MTGQRDRWAELTGGQAGERYARRFARLAESGHDIHGEATFCAALLKPAARILDAGCGTGRIAVRLAELGHHCIGVDVDPSMLAVARRDAPTQAWHLGDLARLDTLGLDPGFDLALAAGNVIPLLAPGTEPAVVRQLAAALSPGGLLVTGMGLDAAHLPLPEPPVTLAEFDHWSAEAGLTLRQRYATWSGDPYYQGCGYAVSVHSRSAM; encoded by the coding sequence ATGACCGGGCAACGCGACCGTTGGGCGGAACTGACAGGCGGACAAGCCGGAGAGAGGTACGCCCGGCGTTTCGCGCGGCTCGCCGAGTCGGGTCACGACATTCACGGCGAGGCAACCTTCTGCGCCGCGCTCCTGAAGCCCGCCGCCCGGATTCTCGACGCCGGCTGTGGCACCGGCCGGATCGCGGTCCGGCTCGCCGAGCTGGGCCATCACTGCATCGGTGTGGACGTCGACCCCTCGATGCTGGCCGTCGCCCGCCGCGACGCCCCCACACAGGCGTGGCACCTCGGTGACCTGGCCCGTCTGGACACACTCGGCCTGGATCCGGGTTTCGACCTGGCGCTCGCCGCCGGAAACGTCATCCCGCTGCTGGCCCCTGGCACCGAACCGGCCGTCGTCCGGCAACTGGCCGCCGCTCTGAGCCCCGGTGGCCTGCTGGTCACAGGCATGGGCCTGGACGCGGCCCACCTGCCCCTGCCGGAACCACCGGTGACCCTCGCGGAGTTCGACCACTGGTCCGCCGAGGCCGGACTGACCCTGCGGCAGCGCTACGCCACCTGGAGCGGCGATCCCTACTACCAAGGCTGCGGCTATGCCGTCAGCGTGCACTCCCGCTCCGCCATGTGA